From the Temnothorax longispinosus isolate EJ_2023e chromosome 6, Tlon_JGU_v1, whole genome shotgun sequence genome, one window contains:
- the LOC139815271 gene encoding SET and MYND domain-containing protein 4 produces the protein MDKIQDTLNTRLIVAGKHHELTDRYKKLKTDQERVVFTLNVIQEYDIVPTTTGMPKNAKESEKLREQGNQVFVKGIFNNTTCIDALKLYTKSIAFAPYPSEQLALGYANRSAVLFHVGLYLECIQDIDRALALSYPDNLKAKLYLRKTECLIILRNYSVEDILKEAQYWLDKMSSNDTSREKLKAKLDNLRDKTVQTELRTMNTDAKISEPPPLPTTQSHNNEVPCASDAVAIKYNNRYGRHIVATRDIDPGEVIAVEKPYSLILMQENMQTHCSNCLRVCWANVPCNYCTYAMYCSEECRIIEWKKCHDIECAIFPPLIEYAFYNLDLFSIRLAVLALREAGGITELRTMLKEVDEHDDPRTKGFSRDGKLHSDRYISVYSLVTNTEKRSVSDLFKRSLDTCFILYFLATRTVIFGAKLPEDLSALAKNNDVTFFGGLILRHQQIIPSNMHTFGETQGLDCVERGIAAMPFFSLFNHSCDPNILRHSRPKHIVIYVMYPIRKGEQLLDNYGKHYAITPRATRQQKLLKQYYFTCDCIPCQEDWPLYHELQSCNTLVKKPEDKVKIKKALRKFNIYVDLATKGKVHDKSYIIEDLLKMVRVLHNCAPMPCHEMSNVIETLKRVYDLYGNIYEIPQVRTHRK, from the exons ATGGATAAGATACAGGATACATTAAATACCAGATTGATTGTAGCAGGCAAGCATCACGAGCTGACAGATCGGTATAAGAAACTAAAGACTGATCAGGAACGTGTAGTATTTACTCTGAATGTAATACAAGAATATGATATAGTTCCTACTACAACTGGTATGCCAAAAAATGCCAAAGAATCGGAAAAATTGCGGGAACAAGGCAATCAAGTTTTTGTCAAAGGTATCTTCAATAATACGACGTGCATCGATGCGctgaaattatatacaaagagTATAGCCTTTGCGCCTTATCCGTCTGAGCAACTTGCTCTTGGTTATGCCAATAGATCAGCAGTGTTGTTTCACGTAGGCTTGTATTTGGAATGCATTCAGGACATCGACAGAGCCCTAGCCCTAAGTTATCCTGATAATTTAAAAGCTAAGCTTTATTTGCGTAAGACAGAATgcttaataattttgagaaattattcTGTAGAAGATATACTTAAAGAGGCGCAGTATTGGCTAGATAAGATGTCTTCTAATGATACAAgtcgagaaaaattaaaagcaaagCTTGACAATTTACGCGATAAGACTGTACAGACGGAGCTACGTACTATGAATACAGACGCAAAGATATCGGAACCTCCTCCTCTCCCTACTACTCAATCTCACAATAATGAAGTTCCTTGTGCGTCAGATGCAGTAgccataaaatataataatcgctACGGCAGACACATTGTTGCTACTCGTGATATTGATCCAGGGGAAGTGATTGCTGTAGAAAAACCTTACtcgttaatattaatgcaAGAAAATATGCAGACGCATTGCTCAAATTGTTTAAGAGTGTGTTGGGCGAACGTACCATGTAACTATTGCACTTACGCGATGTATTGTTCGGAAGAATGCAGAATTATCGAATGGAAGAAATGTCATGATATAGAATGCGCTATCTTCCCTCCTTTGATCGAATATGCCTTCTATAATCTTGATTTGTTTAGTATAAGGCTTGCCGTGCTCGCTCTAAGAGAAGCGGGTGGTATTACGGAATTGAGGACAATGCTAAAAGAAGTTGACGAACATGAtg ATCCACGGACGAAAGGTTTTTCTCGAGATGGGAAATTACATAGCGACAGATACATTAGCGTGTATAGTCTTGTAACGAATACTGAAAAAAGATCCGTCTCTGATCTCTTCAAGAGGTCTTTGGATActtgctttattttatactttttagcGACGCGCACTGTGATATTTGGTGCTAAATTACCAGAGGATTTAAGCGCATTGGCGAAAAACAACGACGTTACATTTTTTGGCGGCCTTATTTTAAGACATCAGCAAATAATCCCCAGCAATATGCACACT tTTGGTGAAACGCAAGGTTTAGACTGTGTAGAACGCGGCATAGCCGCTATGCCATTTTTTAGCTTATTTAATCACAGCTGCGATCCAAATATATTAAGGCACTCGAGACCTAAGCACATAGTGATATATGTCATGTATCCTATTCGAAAGGGCGAGCAG TTATTAGACAATTATGGCAAACACTATGCTATTACGCCAAGAGCAACGAGACAACAGAAGCTActaaaacagtattatttcaCCTGTGATTGCATACCTTGCCAGGAAGATTGGCCTTTATATCACGAATTACAGTCGTGCAAt ACTTTAGTGAAGAAACCAGAGGATaaggttaaaataaaaaaggcattaaggaaatttaatatatatgttgatTTAGCAACAAAGGGCAAGGTGCATGATAAGTCTTACATAATTGAAGACTTACTGAAAATGGTACGAGTACTGCACAATTGCGCGCCGATGCCTTGCCATGAAATGAGTAACGTTATCGAGACTTTAAAACGGGTATATGACTTGTACGGGAATATATACGAAATACCACAAGTACGGACACATAGGAAGTAA
- the Oscp1 gene encoding protein OSCP1, translating to MALHSTPILYLNMGGEMLYVLRQRLKAQKIDVDKTIQVLDDVTTALLNPKILSPIFEESPMIGVLQLRATLESVALSSIMKLDKSSMDKLFDLMIMMVKYQLKAATGPREVILIILNHIDAMRDMVSDVSAQKCVSMVHQMIVNFYGCLTFDEVWNARQSCLKELEPYNVRVSILLRRGLQNDDASFNVTPQKYDEKYGEHRNTLATMRIKDVSPETCCGGSLDTFGDRKTLLGKNIYLPTYGITESARRDSQQLLRDCGAKAELGMLAVQLGTEETNYERPFTLNLLSNMDEENVNNANREIDTEGNNAKRSNAGNEKPKLNEDYKAKLDTVYADFFEDEHEGLKRSMDLLDLLDEIE from the exons ATGGCTTTACATTCGACACCCATCCTATATTTGAATATGGGCGGCGAAATGTTGTATGTTTTGCGACAGAGGCTGAAGGCGCAAAAAATCGACGTCGACAAGACAATACAAG TATTGGACGACGTAACAACAGCTTTGCTCAATCCTAAGATACTGTCGCCGATTTTCGAAGAATCGCCGATGATCGGGGTACTACAATTACGCGCTACTTTAGAGAGCGTCGCTCTTTCATCCATCATGAAGCTGGACAAGAGCAGTATGGACAAACTGTTCGATCTGATGATCATGATGGTGAAATATCAATTGAAGGCAGCTACTGGGCCACGAGAAGTTATTCTTATCATTCTGAATCACATAGACGCAATGCGCGACATGGTCAGCGATGTAAGTGCGCAAAAGTGTGTCAGCATGGTGCATCAGATGATCGTTAAC TTTTATGGCTGCCTGACCTTTGACGAGGTCTGGAATGCACGGCAGAGTTGCCTGAAGGAATTAGAGCCGTACAATGTGCGAGTCTCGATTCTTCTGCGACGCGGTCTGCAAAACGATGACGCCAGCTTCAATGTAACACCTCAGAAATACGATGAGAAATACGGAGAGCATAGAAATACTCTAGCCACCATGAGGATTAAAGACGTGAGCCCTGAAACGTGCTGTGGAGGATCCCTCGATACCTTTGGTGACAGAAAAACATTATTGGGCAAAAATAT atatttgCCAACATATGGCATAACGGAAAGTGCAAGGCGAGACAGCCAACAGTTATTAAGAGATTGCGGTGCAAAAGCAGAATTAGGTATGCTGGCTGTTCAACTGGGGACTGAGGAAACCAATTACGAGAGACCGTTCACGCTTAATTTACTATCAAACATGGACGAGGAGAATGTGAATAATGCGAATAGGGAAATTGATACTGAGGGAAATAACGCTAAACGAAGCAACGCGGGAAACGAAAAGCCGAAATTGAACGAGGACTATAAAGCCAAACTTGATACTGTATATGCGGATTTTTTCGAGGACGAGCACGAAGGTTTGAAACGCAGCATGGATTTGCTCGATCTTCTCGACGAGATCGAATAA
- the LOC139815272 gene encoding uncharacterized protein isoform X1 encodes MRYSHEEIYLFIFHPRRTAELCCICLIVRTSHALARDPESVNSLAHCERAIKEIEQEDRATIVDDRTSRLYSTWLSQECEVRAGPEYIIRKYTFFKNGTFLLLRYYYAEESCSIATHTVTIRGSIKLLGSSTVVSGATETRFHVDAINIVPLNRQVAHKFGHRLNLTCGPQPKWRPYVAEVVYEQPRQRSATPLWQGPIYNSLQAHSFTKRRLGINCLEPFGIEFTELRLLRVQKKPFGSLSSNNRYHKLPQFQLFLASSTPNVHSRWNYKPTSLQPTAMVRADTASDCPICSGVSRSTEFSPPLLHQTAALPALIGGYWHSERCESSEGGIWSKRQLQIHSGDRLWTGRWDYYDDPQCSTFLYAITAAGSYIQRAGRQRRHEEVDQETFLGRLLNVSTRPLFKRSVTNPSTIHPLRSIDLHRRNNLYVANGPKDEKWSVTIDKKVQRQERSLTDGVHRLLRDENPIVRSRFAAMLRDDRIYETATRKPFPTWSTLSGTTELDLHIAESILIPGDATVSARCSADRRLGVPLTTWPRTCIPRAIEAPSTLGLRAKLDVNWNGQYILLLGSRDDNAWEAPLRQCAQIPPRNSVLRAHLRRSVGLRFGLLSSASSSRIFEISAWLLLSRILQCSVYYLVR; translated from the exons ATGAGATATTCCCACGAAGAGATATATCTCTTCATCTTTCATCCTCGTCGTACGGCTGAATTGTGTTGCATCTGTCTTATAGTGAGAACGAGTCACGCTTTGGCCAGAGATCCAGAATCCGTAAATTCGTTGGCGCACTGCGAAAGGGCCATCAAGGAGATCGAACAGGAGGATCGTGCGACAATCGTGGACGACAGAACCTCCAGATTGTATTCCACATGGCTGTCTCAAGA ATGCGAAGTGCGAGCCGGCCCGGAGTATATAATcagaaaatacacatttttcaAGAACGGCACGTTTCTCCTGCTACGTTATTATTATGCCGAGGAGTCGTGCAGCATAGCGACGCATACTGTCACAATTCGGGGTTCCATCAAGTTGCTGGGATCTTCGACCGTTGTTTCTGGCGCTACCGAAACAAGATTTCACGTAGATGCCATTAATATTGTGCCTTTGAATCGACAG GTGGCTCACAAGTTTGGACACAGATTGAATCTGACTTGCGGTCCCCAGCCGAAATGGCGACCTTACGTTGCTGAAGTGGTTTACGAGCAGCCGCGGCAGCGCTCGGCGACGCCGCTGTGGCAAGGTCCGATCTACAATTCTCTGCAAGCTCACTCATTTACGAAGAGGCGGCTCGGTATAAACTGTTTAGAGCCTTTCGGGATCGAATTCACTGAATTGAGGCTGCTGAGAGTGCAAAAGAAGCCGTTCGGAAGCTTGTCCAGCAACAATCGATACCATAAGCTTCCACAATTCCAACTTTTTTTGGCCAGTTCCACACCCAACGTTCACTCTCGTTGGAATTACAAACCTACCTCCTTGCAGCCTACAGCCATGGTCCGCGCTGACACG GCGAGCGATTGCCCGATATGCAGTGGCGTATCTCGGAGCACCGAGTTCAGCCCACCTCTTCTCCACCAAACGGCGGCTCTACCCGCATTGATCGGAGGTTATTGGCATAGTGAGAGGTGCGAGAGCTCCGAGGGCGGTATCTGGTCCAAACGTCAACTTCAGATACATTCGGGAGACAGATTGTGGACCGGTCGATGGGACTACTACGACGATCCGCAATGTTCAACGTTTCTGTACGCGATTACAGCAGCCGGAAGTTACATTCAGCGAGCTGGAAGACAGAGACGTCACGAAGAAGTCGATCAAGAGACTTTCCTCGGCCGCTTGCTCAATGTCTCCACGAGACCCTTGTTCAAAAGGAGTGTCACCAATCCATCAACTATTCATCCTCTACGAAGCATAGATCTCCATCGACGTAACAACTTGTACGTCGCGAACGGGCCAAAAGACGAGAAATGGTCTGTTACAATAGATAAAAAGGTACAAAGACAGGAAAGATCGTTGACTGATGGCGTTCATCGGCTCTTGCGCGACGAGAATCCCATAGTTCGATCGAGATTCGCGGCAATGCTGCGAGATGATCGGATATACGAGACCGCTACCAGAAAGCCTTTTCCCACCTGGAGCACCCTTTCCGGTACCACGGAGCTAGATCTGCACATTGCCGAGAGCATTTTGATTCCCGGAGACGCCACGGTATCCGCTCGTTGTAGTGCCGATCGGCGGCTCGGCGTGCCGCTCACCACCTGGCCGAGAACGTGCATTCCTCGCGCCATCGAGGCGCCCTCGACGTTGGGACTGCGGGCTAAGCTGGACGTCAACTGGAACGGTCAGTACATCCTGCTGTTGGGCTCGCGAGATGACAATGCCTGGGAGGCTCCTCTGCGGCAATGCGCGCAGATTCCACCTCGCAATTCTGTTCTACGAGCGCATCTCCGAAGAAGCGTCGGTCTTCGATTCGGACTGCTCTCCTCAGCGTCGTCGAGCCGAATCTTTGAAATCTCCGCTTGGCTCCTCTTATCGCGAATCTTGCAATGCTCCGTGTATTATCTTGTACGGTGA
- the LOC139815268 gene encoding solute carrier family 12 member 9, with product MIASEVGSTNTEPVHIRITSEKAPLINGRSVLQRLSNIFKIGRTAHSEGDGYVEFGTLGVDNTRTLGTFAGVFSPVTLSMFSALVFIRMGYIVGNAGLFVTLVQFIIAYGILLFTVASVCAISTNGAVEGGGAYFMISRTLGPEFGGSIGTLFFMANVVSSALCISGCAEGLVENFGPSGYLNGKTGLIPDGRWWRFLYCSILNTANLVVCLIGAAMFAKTSVAILAVVCICLCSVFISFLTQGAIEIPIPDANTLVQNITEHVNGSYTGLLSSTLSSNLYSNYSADYSSGGTMTDFASVFGVLFSGVTGIMAGANMSGELKNPGRNIPRGTLSAVSFTFICYILLSVLTAATTSRFLLQNNFMYMMPINIWPPFVAVGILTATFSAGLSNLIGSSRVLEALAKDNVFGSGLNFIIQGTWRGNPIAAVLTSWILVQTILLIGSLNTIAQINSVLFLLSYLATNLACLGLELASAPNFRPTFTYFTWHTATIGLLGTLIMMFIINSIYASSSIILCLILIIVLHLFSPSKNAPWGSISQALIFHQVRKYLLMLDSRKDHVKFWRPQMLLMVASPRSACPLIDFVNDLKKGGLYVIGHVKVGEFTGQSSDPTIEEYPHWLSLVDHMRVKAFIELTVTKTVREGMQHLIRLSGMGAMKPNTIVLGFYDEETPRDFFLDSQYATTMFENSTTLPNNTVFPLRQATGEKNLDPVQYVGMCSDVLRMKKNLCLCRNFHLLNKAQLTKNSNLKYIDVWPVNFFQPTDQDPFDTTSLFMLQLACIINMVPSWKNLHLRVFHCETADGSESLSISDSPNSMSEYPRISNEHRIRKSLNLLRISASIKKIPEWGEQIRGLKGRPLLEPKNQYESSTESNNALSNVSRAYILGVNQLIRQYSSQTATTFIYLPGPPASNTWDEDDMYRQYLQSLTELTVDLPPTVLVHGVSAVTSTTL from the exons ATGATTGCATCGGAAGTTGGCTCCACAAACACAGAACCTGTCCACATCAGGATCACAAGTGAGAAAGCTCCTTTGATCAACGGCAGGAGTGTGCTTCAACGactaagtaatatttttaagattggAAGGACGGCACACTCGGAGGGAGATGGCTATGTCGAGTTTGGTACTCTTGGTGTGGACAACACCCGTACATTGGGAACTTTTGCTGGTGTATTTAGCCCAGTTACACTGTCTATGTTCAGTGCCTTAGTTTTTATACGAATGG GATACATTGTGGGCAATGCAGGGTTATTTGTGACTTTAGTTCAGTTCATTATAGCATatggtattttattattcacagTCGCGTCTGTCTGCGCTATATCGACCAACGGCGCTGTAGAGGGTGGTGGCGCTTACT TTATGATCAGTCGTACATTAGGACCTGAATTTGGTGGCTCTATTGGCACTCTGTTTTTTATGGCCAATGTAGTATCCAGTGCGCTTTGTATCTCTGGATGTGCTGAGGGTTTGGTTGAAAATTTTGGCCCTTCCGGTTATTTGAACGGTAAAACTGGACTTATACCAGATGGCCGATGGTGgcgatttttatattgttccATACTAAATACTGCCAATCTTGTGGTTTGTCTTATCGGAGCCGCAATGTTCGCGAAAACCAGTGTTGCGATCTTGGCGGTTGTCTGTATCTGTCTATGTAGcgtttttattagttttttgaCTCAGGGTGCAATAgag ATACCAATACCAGATGCAAATACATTGGTACAAAATATAACAGAGCACGTAAATGGAAGTTACACGGGTCTTTTGTCTTCTACGCTTTCCAGCAATCTCTATTCGAATTACAGCGCCGATTACTCAAGCGGAGGAACTATGACGGATTTTGCGAGCGTCTTTGGTGTATTGTTCAGTGGTGTAACTGGGATAATGGCCGGTGCAAATATGAGCg GCGAGCTGAAAAATCCCGGCCGAAATATTCCACGTGGGACATTATCAGCGGTATCATTTACGTTCATATGCTACATTTTGTTGTCTGTCTTAACGGCTGCCACTACTAGCCGTTTTTTACTGCAAAACAACTTTATGTACATGATGCCGATTAATATTTGGCCGCCATTTGTCGCCGTTGGCATTCTCACTGCTACATTTAGCGCTGGTTTAAGCAATTTGATAGGTTCTAGCAGAGTATTAGAAGCGTTGGCCAAAGACAACGTATTTG GTTCGGGATTAAATTTCATCATACAAGGCACATGGCGCGGCAATCCAATAGCAGCGGTATTAACTTCGTGGATTTTGGTTCAGACAATCTTGCTTATCGGCTCGTTGAATACCATTGCTCAAATTAATTCGGTATTGTTTCTTCTAAGTTATCTCGCTACCAATCTCGCGTGTCTTGGATTGGAACTTGCTAGTGCACCAAACTTTAG GCCAACATTCACGTACTTCACGTGGCACACCGCGACTATAGGTCTTCTTGGAACATTGATAATGATGTTTATAATCAACAGCATTTATGCTTCCAGTAGCATAATTTTATGCTTAATATTGATCATTGTGCTACATTTATTCTCGCCGAGTAAAAACGCACCGTGGGGCAGTATATCTCAAGCACTGATATTCCATCAAGTCAGAAAATACTTGTTGATGTTGGATTCGCGCAAGGATCACGTTAAATTTTGGCGTCCACAAATGTTACTGATGGTCGCGTCTCCGCGCTCCGCCTGTCCTCTTATCGATTTCGTGAATGACTTGAAGAAAGGAGGACTGTATGTTATCGGACACGTGAAGGTTGGTGAATTTACTGGTCAGAGTAGCGATCCTACGATAGAGGAATATCCGCACTGGTTGAGTTTAGTTGACCATATGAGAGTTAAAGCCTTCATCGAATTGACCGTGACGAAAACGGTGCGCGAAGGCATGCAACATTTAATAAGACTGTCTGGCATGGGTGCGATGAAACCGAATACGATCGTTCTTGGTTTTTATGATGAAGAAACGCCAAGGGACTTTTTCTTGGATTCTCAATACGCGACGACGATGTTTGAAAATAGTACAACACTTCCGAATAACACTGTGTTCCCTCTAAGACAAGCAACAGGCGAAAAGAATCTAGATCCGGTTCAATATGTCGGAATGTGCTCAGATGTTCTGAGGATGAAGAAGAACTTGTGTCTATGCAGAAACTTTCATCTGTTAAATAAAGCGCAATTAACGAA AAActcaaatttgaaatatatcgaTGTATGGCCGGTCAACTTTTTCCAACCAACCGATCAAGATCCATTCGATACAACGTCGTTATTCATGCTTCAACTCGCGTGTATTATCAACATGGTACCCAGTTGGAAAAACCTACATCTCAGAGTGTTCCATTGCGAAACTGCGGATGGCAGTGAAAGCCTAAGTATCTCAGATTCTCCTAATTCGATGAGCGAATACCCGAGAATCTCGAACGAGCACAGAATTCGGAAATCATTAAATCTACTAAGAATCTCTgcatcgattaaaaaaattccggAATGGGGAGAGCAAATCCGAGGGTTAAAGGGTAGGCCTCTGCTTGAGCCAAAAAATCAATATGAATCAAGTACAGAGTCCAATAATGCTTTGAGTAACGTGTCCCGGGCTTATATATTGGG CGTTAATCAACTGATAAGGCAATATTCTTCTCAAACTGCgacaacatttatatatttgcccGGACCGCCAGCCTCGAACACTTGGGATGAGGATGATATGTATCGACAGTATCTACAATCGTTGACAGAATTAACTGTCGACTTACCACCGACAGTTTTAGTACATGGTGTTAGTGCTGTTACGTCGACCACCTTATAA
- the LOC139815272 gene encoding uncharacterized protein isoform X2, producing the protein MDFTMVLSIVIAILSMMRTSHALARDPESVNSLAHCERAIKEIEQEDRATIVDDRTSRLYSTWLSQECEVRAGPEYIIRKYTFFKNGTFLLLRYYYAEESCSIATHTVTIRGSIKLLGSSTVVSGATETRFHVDAINIVPLNRQVAHKFGHRLNLTCGPQPKWRPYVAEVVYEQPRQRSATPLWQGPIYNSLQAHSFTKRRLGINCLEPFGIEFTELRLLRVQKKPFGSLSSNNRYHKLPQFQLFLASSTPNVHSRWNYKPTSLQPTAMVRADTASDCPICSGVSRSTEFSPPLLHQTAALPALIGGYWHSERCESSEGGIWSKRQLQIHSGDRLWTGRWDYYDDPQCSTFLYAITAAGSYIQRAGRQRRHEEVDQETFLGRLLNVSTRPLFKRSVTNPSTIHPLRSIDLHRRNNLYVANGPKDEKWSVTIDKKVQRQERSLTDGVHRLLRDENPIVRSRFAAMLRDDRIYETATRKPFPTWSTLSGTTELDLHIAESILIPGDATVSARCSADRRLGVPLTTWPRTCIPRAIEAPSTLGLRAKLDVNWNGQYILLLGSRDDNAWEAPLRQCAQIPPRNSVLRAHLRRSVGLRFGLLSSASSSRIFEISAWLLLSRILQCSVYYLVR; encoded by the exons ATGGATTTTACAATGGTGTTATCTATCGTCATCGCTATTCTGTCAATGA TGAGAACGAGTCACGCTTTGGCCAGAGATCCAGAATCCGTAAATTCGTTGGCGCACTGCGAAAGGGCCATCAAGGAGATCGAACAGGAGGATCGTGCGACAATCGTGGACGACAGAACCTCCAGATTGTATTCCACATGGCTGTCTCAAGA ATGCGAAGTGCGAGCCGGCCCGGAGTATATAATcagaaaatacacatttttcaAGAACGGCACGTTTCTCCTGCTACGTTATTATTATGCCGAGGAGTCGTGCAGCATAGCGACGCATACTGTCACAATTCGGGGTTCCATCAAGTTGCTGGGATCTTCGACCGTTGTTTCTGGCGCTACCGAAACAAGATTTCACGTAGATGCCATTAATATTGTGCCTTTGAATCGACAG GTGGCTCACAAGTTTGGACACAGATTGAATCTGACTTGCGGTCCCCAGCCGAAATGGCGACCTTACGTTGCTGAAGTGGTTTACGAGCAGCCGCGGCAGCGCTCGGCGACGCCGCTGTGGCAAGGTCCGATCTACAATTCTCTGCAAGCTCACTCATTTACGAAGAGGCGGCTCGGTATAAACTGTTTAGAGCCTTTCGGGATCGAATTCACTGAATTGAGGCTGCTGAGAGTGCAAAAGAAGCCGTTCGGAAGCTTGTCCAGCAACAATCGATACCATAAGCTTCCACAATTCCAACTTTTTTTGGCCAGTTCCACACCCAACGTTCACTCTCGTTGGAATTACAAACCTACCTCCTTGCAGCCTACAGCCATGGTCCGCGCTGACACG GCGAGCGATTGCCCGATATGCAGTGGCGTATCTCGGAGCACCGAGTTCAGCCCACCTCTTCTCCACCAAACGGCGGCTCTACCCGCATTGATCGGAGGTTATTGGCATAGTGAGAGGTGCGAGAGCTCCGAGGGCGGTATCTGGTCCAAACGTCAACTTCAGATACATTCGGGAGACAGATTGTGGACCGGTCGATGGGACTACTACGACGATCCGCAATGTTCAACGTTTCTGTACGCGATTACAGCAGCCGGAAGTTACATTCAGCGAGCTGGAAGACAGAGACGTCACGAAGAAGTCGATCAAGAGACTTTCCTCGGCCGCTTGCTCAATGTCTCCACGAGACCCTTGTTCAAAAGGAGTGTCACCAATCCATCAACTATTCATCCTCTACGAAGCATAGATCTCCATCGACGTAACAACTTGTACGTCGCGAACGGGCCAAAAGACGAGAAATGGTCTGTTACAATAGATAAAAAGGTACAAAGACAGGAAAGATCGTTGACTGATGGCGTTCATCGGCTCTTGCGCGACGAGAATCCCATAGTTCGATCGAGATTCGCGGCAATGCTGCGAGATGATCGGATATACGAGACCGCTACCAGAAAGCCTTTTCCCACCTGGAGCACCCTTTCCGGTACCACGGAGCTAGATCTGCACATTGCCGAGAGCATTTTGATTCCCGGAGACGCCACGGTATCCGCTCGTTGTAGTGCCGATCGGCGGCTCGGCGTGCCGCTCACCACCTGGCCGAGAACGTGCATTCCTCGCGCCATCGAGGCGCCCTCGACGTTGGGACTGCGGGCTAAGCTGGACGTCAACTGGAACGGTCAGTACATCCTGCTGTTGGGCTCGCGAGATGACAATGCCTGGGAGGCTCCTCTGCGGCAATGCGCGCAGATTCCACCTCGCAATTCTGTTCTACGAGCGCATCTCCGAAGAAGCGTCGGTCTTCGATTCGGACTGCTCTCCTCAGCGTCGTCGAGCCGAATCTTTGAAATCTCCGCTTGGCTCCTCTTATCGCGAATCTTGCAATGCTCCGTGTATTATCTTGTACGGTGA
- the LOC139815278 gene encoding enoyl-[acyl-carrier-protein] reductase, mitochondrial, whose protein sequence is MLLYIFLSFCYRDRVSRGQSPIASIRDITYTANFSPKLSQRMSTNVIVARYRFTMFASKLTLSISRSVKSNLTNIRQMSAAINTDCVKSLLYKEYGEPVEVLQVTTQTIEQPAGDQVSVKWLLSPVNPADINTIQGKYPSRPPLPAVPGNEGVGEIVAVGSNVQDLHVGDRVVPNGPNFGIWRTQANYNFKDVMKIPNDVDLVIASMMNVNPCTAYRMLKDFVSLKPGDTVIQNGGNSAVGQLVIQLCKIWSYKSVSVIRDRPNIQELKNQLATLGADQVLTEEEVRNTQLFKNKKLLAPKLALNCIGGQNAHEVMRHLAHGGTMVTYGGMSREPLTVPISALIFKDISLKGFWMTAWTKTNMESQERVDMFKNLAGFFRDKKLQPPPYKLVPFGEYQEAIAKALSFNGRTGVKYILDLTKS, encoded by the exons atgttattatatatatttttatctttctgcTATCGAGATCGAGTATCGAGAGGACAATCACCAATCGCTTCAATTCGAGATATAACCTATACGGCAAATTTTTCTCCAAAATTGTCTCAACGAATGTCAACGAACGTCATCGTGGCTCGATATAGGTTTACTATGTTTGCAAGCAAATTAACTTTGTCAATCTCACGATCAGTTAAAAGTAATTTGACAAATATTCGGCAAATGAGTGCTGCAATTAATACCGACTGCGTAAAATCTCTATTGTACAAAGAATACGGCGAACCTGTTGAGGTTCTTCAAGTAACGACGCAAACGATAGAACAACCAGCGGGCGATCAA GTATCTGTAAAATGGTTACTATCCCCGGTGAATCCAGCCGATATAAATACGATACAAGGAAAATATCCTAGCAGGCCTCCTCTACCAGCGGTACCGGGGAATGAAGGAGTTGGAGAAATAGTTGCGGTTGGCTCTAATGTTCAAGATTTGCATGTTGGAGACAGGGTGGTGCCAAATGGTCCTAATTTTGGAATATGGAGAACGCAAGCCAATTACAATTTCAAGGATGTTATGaaa ATACCAAACGATGTTGATCTAGTCATAGCCAGTATGATGAACGTGAATCCATGTACAGCTTATAGAATGTTGAAGgattttgtttcattaaaGCCTGGAGACACTGTGATACAAAATGGTGGCAATTCCGCGGTTGGTCAGCTGGTCATTCAGTTATGCAAAATATGGAGTTATAAGTCTGTCAGTGTTATTAGAGATAGGCCAAACATACAGGAATTaaag aATCAATTGGCAACCTTAGGAGCGGATCAAGTACTAACCGAAGAGGAGGTCCGAAATACACAATTGttcaaaaataagaaattacttGCACCGAAGTTAGCTCTTAACTGCATCGGAGGGCAGAATGCGCACGAAGTAATGAGACATCTTGCTCATGGTGGTACAATGGTGACTTACGGCGGCATGTCCAGAGAACCACTAACTGTACCAATATCCGCACTTATCTTTAAG GATATATCGTTAAAAGGATTTTGGATGACAGCTTGGACGAAAACAAATATGGAATCTCAGGAGAGAGTggatatgtttaaaaatttagcagGTTTCTTTAGGGATAAGAAATTGCAACCGCCGCCATATAAACTGGTGCCTTTCGGCGAATATCAAGAAGCTATTGCTAAGGCGCTCAGTTTCAACGGCCGGACGGGCGTCAagtatattttagatttaacgaaatcttaa